From Trueperaceae bacterium, a single genomic window includes:
- a CDS encoding ABC transporter substrate-binding protein → MARRLMALLLVATAGLALAQQPKYGGTLIAGMQTDPVGLDPHITNATSTRNMLENVYDTLVMFDSSLQIVPGLAESWEVSDDGLTWTFHLRQGVTFHDGDPLQASDVVFSINRIKDPAVASPRADDFAVVADIQAPDDSTVVMTLSEPFSPLLSKLAASLNVIVSEDVVKANGDLQNVVVGTGPFRFVEYVPQTRLVLERNPDYWGADESGNQLPYLDGIVFQFYPDPTARTTAIQTGNADFIEYVPSADVEVLQADPNVEVVGGLSANFRSIYFNVERPPFDDVNVRRAIAYAIDEQAIVDLALFGTGGVPATGTTIPASNYYGISDSPYVGRDLEAARAALAESAYPDGFEFDLYVTSTYDFLRTPAEVIQANLADIGITANIVAEDWSIYLPKALEGDFAATILGESGQSDPDDFLFNVFYTDNGGNLGNFSDAELDALLEEGRRVADQEARREVYRQAQERILELVPHVFLFHSSQFEALRSDVKGFEHFPNTSYLGLRTTWLDR, encoded by the coding sequence ATGGCTCGCCGCCTGATGGCCCTGTTACTCGTCGCGACCGCCGGACTGGCGCTCGCCCAGCAACCGAAGTACGGCGGAACGCTGATCGCCGGCATGCAGACGGACCCCGTGGGCCTCGACCCCCACATCACGAACGCCACCTCCACGCGGAACATGCTCGAGAACGTCTACGACACGCTGGTGATGTTCGACTCGTCCCTGCAGATCGTCCCAGGCCTCGCCGAGTCGTGGGAGGTGTCGGACGACGGGCTCACCTGGACGTTCCACCTGCGCCAGGGCGTGACGTTCCACGACGGCGACCCGCTGCAGGCGTCGGACGTCGTGTTCTCGATCAACAGGATCAAGGACCCTGCCGTCGCCTCGCCGCGCGCCGACGACTTCGCCGTCGTCGCCGACATCCAGGCCCCCGACGACAGCACCGTGGTCATGACGCTCTCCGAGCCGTTCAGCCCGCTGCTCTCGAAGCTGGCCGCCAGCCTCAACGTGATCGTCTCCGAGGACGTGGTGAAGGCCAACGGCGACCTGCAGAACGTGGTCGTGGGCACGGGGCCCTTCAGGTTCGTGGAGTACGTGCCGCAGACGAGGCTGGTGCTGGAGCGGAACCCCGACTACTGGGGCGCGGACGAGAGCGGCAACCAGCTCCCGTACCTCGACGGCATCGTCTTCCAGTTCTACCCGGACCCCACCGCGCGCACCACGGCCATCCAGACCGGCAACGCCGACTTCATCGAGTACGTGCCCTCGGCCGACGTGGAGGTCCTGCAGGCCGACCCCAACGTCGAGGTCGTCGGCGGCCTCTCGGCGAACTTCCGCAGCATCTACTTCAACGTCGAGCGTCCCCCGTTCGACGACGTGAACGTGCGCCGCGCGATCGCCTACGCGATCGACGAGCAGGCGATCGTCGACCTGGCGCTCTTCGGCACCGGCGGCGTCCCGGCGACCGGCACGACGATCCCGGCCTCGAACTACTACGGCATCAGCGACAGCCCCTACGTCGGCCGCGACCTCGAGGCGGCGCGCGCCGCCCTGGCCGAGTCGGCCTACCCGGACGGCTTCGAGTTCGACCTCTACGTCACGAGCACGTACGACTTCCTGCGCACCCCCGCCGAGGTGATCCAGGCGAACCTGGCGGACATCGGCATCACGGCGAACATCGTCGCCGAGGACTGGTCGATCTACCTGCCGAAGGCGCTGGAGGGGGACTTCGCGGCCACGATCCTCGGCGAGTCGGGCCAGAGCGACCCGGACGACTTCCTCTTCAACGTCTTCTACACGGACAACGGCGGGAACCTCGGCAACTTCAGCGACGCCGAGCTCGACGCGCTGCTCGAGGAGGGCCGCAGGGTCGCCGACCAGGAGGCGAGGCGCGAGGTCTACCGGCAGGCGCAGGAGCGGATCCTCGAGCTCGTCCCGCACGTGTTCCTGTTCCACTCCTCGCAGTTCGAGGCGCTGCGCAGCGACGTGAAGGGCTTCGAGCACTTCCCGAACACCAGCTACCTCGGCCTGCGCACGACCTGGCTCGACCGCTGA
- a CDS encoding DUF4242 domain-containing protein — protein sequence MMPTFIIERTLPGAGELSQEQLREIARTSNRVVADLGVPYRWLHSYVAGDKIYCVHETADPDIVREHARRGGFPCDSVTVIAEVIGPETANG from the coding sequence ATGATGCCCACTTTCATCATCGAGCGGACGCTGCCGGGTGCCGGCGAGCTGAGCCAGGAGCAGCTGCGGGAGATCGCCCGCACGTCGAACCGGGTCGTGGCAGACCTCGGCGTGCCGTACCGCTGGCTGCATAGCTACGTGGCGGGGGACAAGATCTACTGCGTGCACGAGACCGCGGACCCCGACATCGTCCGCGAGCACGCCCGCCGCGGCGGCTTCCCCTGCGACTCAGTGACCGTGATCGCGGAGGTCATCGGCCCGGAGACCGCGAACGGCTGA
- a CDS encoding AAA family ATPase, which produces MPLLEREGLLDELGTRLRAAVGGRGSLVLLGAEAGAGKTAVVTEFGHRHGQRAHVLFGGCDPLTTPRPLSPLVDIAVDPRSHLSATFAASAEPYELFTAIQRRMADSDVPLVLVIEDVHWADEGTLDFLRFIGRRIAGLPSLVVATYRDDEVGPRHPARPVIGELTARPSVRLLSVPPLSLEAVTELAGGDAARAARVHRATDGNAFYVTEVLASGEEVPRTVREAVLARAARLGDSARRVVEVVATAPRSLELTVALEVAQAEPSAADEAVAAGVLLAERGHLRFRHELARGAIEAVTPLGRQFAWHRAMVDLLQRSQPDDLARLAHHAARAHAWDLFVRFAPLAARQAAERGAHREAAQFLRLALEREQHLDRPTAAALWAELAYELHVLDLHAEALTASERAVGLRRELGDPEELALALGQLGHARFRAGLDDQVAGPIGECLKLLRDLPDSLAKARAYDQAAMVSMLQRHYRPAVAAAEAALEMARRLGDARLEGRTMIMLGTTEIVMGDARRAVGLLREAHGIGERVGAPDVSRLATWMLGSGAGEARLYDEAEEALAAMVASASDTDDDSALAYGVAWRARVAFERGAYDEAVRLADRVPPRPGHGIIGPITALGAKGRTMVRRGEAGAEEVLRQALAVSPRAAMQYLWSPYCGLAELAWLEGREAEIPELLAPVMPQVTDADSPWARGEVSLWSWQAGAMAEPLPGSAEPFAALVRGDWRRSARLWGEIGCPYERAFALAHGDEDAMREALVEFRRLGAAPAAARLAARMRQLGLSHLPRGPRRVTRRNPAQLTPRQVEVLELMVAGLTNAEIAQRLDITEKTAEHHVSAVLAKLGAPNRARAVATAVGLGLVPGGEDLPPASS; this is translated from the coding sequence GTGCCGCTCCTGGAACGCGAGGGCCTGCTTGACGAGCTGGGCACGCGGCTGCGCGCCGCCGTGGGCGGCCGCGGTTCGCTGGTGCTCCTCGGCGCGGAGGCCGGGGCCGGCAAGACGGCGGTCGTCACCGAGTTCGGGCACCGTCACGGCCAGCGCGCGCACGTGCTGTTCGGCGGCTGCGACCCGCTCACGACCCCGCGCCCCCTGAGCCCCCTCGTCGACATCGCGGTCGACCCCCGCTCTCACCTCTCCGCCACGTTCGCCGCCTCGGCCGAGCCCTACGAGCTGTTCACGGCCATCCAGCGCCGGATGGCCGACTCCGACGTCCCTCTCGTCCTCGTGATCGAAGACGTCCACTGGGCCGACGAGGGCACGCTCGACTTCCTGCGGTTCATCGGACGCCGCATCGCGGGGCTCCCCTCCTTGGTCGTGGCCACCTACCGCGACGACGAGGTGGGCCCCCGGCACCCGGCGCGGCCGGTCATAGGCGAGCTGACCGCGCGGCCCTCCGTGCGCCTGCTGTCGGTGCCGCCGCTCAGCCTCGAGGCCGTGACGGAGCTGGCGGGCGGCGACGCCGCCCGGGCGGCGCGGGTCCACCGCGCCACCGACGGCAACGCCTTCTACGTCACCGAGGTGCTCGCCTCCGGCGAGGAGGTGCCACGGACCGTGAGAGAGGCCGTGCTGGCGCGCGCGGCGCGGCTCGGAGACAGCGCCAGGCGCGTCGTCGAGGTCGTCGCCACCGCGCCGCGCTCGCTGGAGCTGACGGTCGCGCTCGAGGTGGCGCAGGCCGAGCCGTCGGCGGCCGACGAGGCGGTGGCCGCAGGCGTCCTGCTCGCCGAGCGCGGCCACCTGAGGTTCAGGCACGAGCTGGCCCGCGGCGCTATCGAGGCCGTCACGCCCCTCGGTCGCCAGTTCGCGTGGCACCGGGCGATGGTCGACCTGCTGCAGCGGAGCCAGCCGGACGACCTGGCCCGGCTCGCCCACCATGCCGCCAGGGCGCACGCCTGGGACCTCTTCGTCCGCTTCGCGCCGCTGGCGGCGCGCCAGGCGGCCGAGCGCGGCGCCCACCGCGAGGCGGCGCAGTTCCTCAGGCTGGCGCTCGAGCGCGAGCAGCACCTCGACCGGCCCACCGCGGCGGCGCTGTGGGCGGAGCTGGCGTACGAGCTGCACGTGCTCGACCTCCACGCCGAGGCCCTCACGGCCAGCGAGAGGGCGGTGGGGCTGAGGCGAGAGCTCGGCGACCCCGAGGAGCTCGCGCTCGCCTTGGGCCAGCTCGGCCACGCGCGCTTCCGCGCCGGCCTCGACGACCAGGTGGCCGGGCCCATCGGCGAGTGCCTGAAGCTGCTCCGGGACCTCCCCGACAGCCTCGCCAAGGCCCGCGCCTACGACCAGGCCGCCATGGTCTCGATGCTCCAGCGCCACTACCGACCCGCCGTCGCCGCGGCGGAAGCGGCGCTGGAGATGGCGCGGCGCCTGGGCGACGCGCGCCTCGAGGGCCGGACGATGATCATGCTCGGCACCACCGAGATCGTGATGGGCGACGCACGGCGCGCCGTGGGACTGCTGCGCGAGGCCCACGGCATCGGCGAGCGCGTGGGCGCTCCCGACGTCTCCCGGCTGGCCACCTGGATGCTGGGCTCGGGCGCCGGCGAGGCGAGGCTCTACGACGAGGCCGAGGAGGCGCTGGCCGCGATGGTCGCGTCCGCCTCAGACACCGACGACGACTCGGCGCTGGCCTACGGCGTGGCCTGGCGGGCCCGCGTGGCGTTCGAGCGCGGCGCGTACGACGAGGCCGTGCGGCTCGCCGACCGCGTGCCGCCGCGCCCCGGCCACGGCATCATCGGGCCGATCACCGCGCTGGGCGCCAAGGGGAGGACCATGGTGCGCCGCGGCGAGGCCGGGGCCGAAGAGGTGCTGCGGCAGGCGCTGGCCGTCAGCCCGAGGGCCGCCATGCAGTACCTGTGGTCCCCCTACTGCGGCCTGGCCGAGCTCGCCTGGCTCGAGGGCCGCGAGGCGGAGATCCCGGAGCTGCTCGCTCCCGTGATGCCGCAGGTCACCGACGCCGACAGCCCGTGGGCGCGCGGCGAGGTGTCGCTGTGGTCGTGGCAGGCCGGCGCCATGGCGGAGCCGCTGCCGGGCTCGGCCGAGCCGTTCGCCGCCCTCGTGCGCGGCGACTGGCGCCGCTCGGCCCGGCTGTGGGGCGAGATCGGCTGCCCCTACGAGCGCGCGTTCGCCCTGGCGCACGGCGACGAGGACGCGATGCGCGAGGCGCTGGTCGAGTTCAGGCGCCTCGGCGCCGCTCCCGCCGCCGCTCGGCTCGCGGCGCGCATGCGGCAGCTCGGCCTCTCCCATCTGCCGCGCGGACCGCGCCGCGTCACCAGGCGGAACCCCGCCCAGCTCACGCCGCGCCAGGTCGAGGTCCTCGAGCTCATGGTCGCCGGGCTGACGAACGCCGAGATCGCCCAGCGTCTCGACATCACCGAGAAGACCGCCGAGCACCACGTGTCGGCCGTGCTGGCCAAGCTCGGCGCCCCGAACCGGGCGCGGGCCGTCGCCACCGCCGTCGGCCTCGGGCTGGTGCCGGGGGGCGAGGACCTCCCGCCGGCCTCAAGCTAG
- a CDS encoding glycine betaine/L-proline ABC transporter ATP-binding protein: MTTAQRRDAPAPPDGQSRETTKIAVRGLYKVFGPEPARAIAALERGATKAEVQTRLGHAVGVADVNLDIEAGETFVLMGLSGSGKSTLLRLLNRLHEPTRGSVVVDGVDITRLSRRELLEFRRERFSGMVFQQFAILPHRTVLDNVAYGLEVQGVPRTERRARAERAIELVGLAGWEGSYPHQLSGGMQQRVGLARALAVDADVLLMDEAFSALDPLIRREMQDELIDLQARMRKTIVFVTHDLDEALRLGDRVAIMKDARVVQVGTPEEVITAPADDYVAAFVEGVDRSGVLTAGSIMQPVREVVRLRDGPQTALNKMRRSGLSGVLVVDGERRVLGYLTSERIVAALREGGVTQERIHGDLMEDAPTVSTDTPLSDVMPLASEGSFPIAVVDEDGRLRGVVVKGAILAALARPSGAERDRAAGAPPPAQAPTEPRTEARGA, encoded by the coding sequence ATGACGACCGCACAGCGACGAGACGCCCCAGCTCCCCCCGACGGCCAAAGCCGAGAGACGACCAAGATCGCGGTGCGGGGCCTCTACAAGGTCTTCGGCCCCGAACCCGCCCGCGCCATCGCGGCGCTCGAGCGGGGCGCGACCAAGGCCGAGGTGCAGACGCGCCTCGGCCACGCCGTCGGCGTCGCCGACGTGAACCTGGACATCGAGGCGGGGGAGACCTTCGTGCTCATGGGCCTCTCTGGCAGCGGCAAGTCGACGCTGCTCAGGCTCCTCAACCGGCTGCACGAGCCCACCCGCGGCAGCGTCGTCGTCGACGGCGTCGACATCACGCGGCTGTCCCGGCGGGAGCTCCTGGAGTTCCGGCGCGAGAGGTTCAGCGGCATGGTCTTCCAGCAGTTCGCGATCCTGCCGCATCGCACCGTGCTCGACAACGTCGCCTACGGCCTCGAGGTCCAGGGCGTGCCGAGGACCGAGCGGCGGGCGCGCGCCGAGCGGGCGATAGAGCTCGTGGGCCTCGCCGGCTGGGAGGGCAGCTACCCTCACCAGCTCTCGGGCGGCATGCAGCAGCGCGTGGGCCTGGCCCGCGCGCTCGCCGTGGACGCCGACGTCCTGCTGATGGACGAGGCCTTCAGCGCCCTCGACCCGCTGATCAGGCGCGAGATGCAGGACGAGCTCATAGACCTGCAGGCGCGCATGAGGAAGACGATCGTCTTCGTCACTCACGACCTCGACGAGGCCCTGCGCCTCGGCGACCGCGTCGCGATCATGAAGGACGCGCGCGTGGTCCAGGTGGGGACGCCGGAGGAGGTCATCACCGCGCCGGCGGACGACTACGTGGCCGCGTTCGTGGAGGGCGTCGACCGCAGCGGCGTCCTCACCGCCGGGTCGATCATGCAGCCGGTGCGCGAGGTGGTGCGCCTCCGCGACGGACCGCAGACGGCCCTCAACAAGATGCGCCGCTCCGGCCTCTCCGGCGTGCTCGTCGTCGACGGCGAGCGAAGGGTGCTCGGCTACCTGACCTCGGAGCGCATCGTCGCGGCGCTGCGCGAGGGCGGCGTGACCCAGGAGCGCATCCACGGCGACCTCATGGAGGACGCGCCCACCGTGTCCACGGACACCCCCCTCAGCGACGTCATGCCGCTCGCCTCGGAGGGCTCGTTCCCCATAGCGGTCGTCGACGAGGACGGGCGCCTGCGCGGCGTGGTCGTCAAGGGCGCGATCCTGGCGGCGCTGGCGCGACCCTCGGGGGCCGAGAGGGACCGGGCAGCCGGCGCGCCGCCGCCGGCCCAGGCGCCGACCGAGCCGAGGACGGAGGCCCGCGGTGCCTGA
- a CDS encoding proline/glycine betaine ABC transporter permease codes for MPDFRVPIRDWVSAAVDFLRDALGPLFDGFADGVDALIGGLLAALQWAPVPVAIAFFAGLAALLAGWRVGLFAVAGLFVVANVGLWRPFLETLALVLAAQVLILAVGVPLGILAARSDAVDGVLKPVLDFMQTMPAFVYLIPAVMFFGIGVVPGVVATFVFAIPPLVRLVSLGIRQVPADLIEAADAFGSTSWQRLVKVEMPVARPSIMAGVNQSIMLNLSMVVIAGMIGARGLGAEVLRGIQRLNVGQGFEAGLAVVIMAIVLDRVTASVGRRRARDA; via the coding sequence GTGCCTGACTTCCGCGTGCCCATACGCGACTGGGTGTCGGCCGCCGTCGACTTCCTGCGCGACGCCCTGGGCCCGCTCTTCGACGGCTTCGCCGACGGCGTCGACGCCCTCATCGGCGGCCTGCTGGCGGCGCTCCAGTGGGCCCCGGTGCCCGTCGCGATCGCGTTCTTCGCCGGGCTCGCGGCTCTGCTGGCCGGCTGGCGCGTCGGTCTGTTCGCGGTCGCCGGGCTCTTCGTGGTGGCCAACGTAGGTCTCTGGCGTCCGTTCCTGGAGACGCTGGCGCTGGTGCTCGCCGCGCAGGTGCTGATCCTCGCCGTGGGCGTCCCTCTGGGGATCCTGGCGGCCCGCAGCGACGCCGTGGACGGCGTGCTCAAGCCCGTCCTCGACTTCATGCAGACGATGCCAGCCTTCGTCTACCTGATCCCTGCCGTGATGTTCTTCGGGATCGGCGTCGTGCCGGGCGTCGTGGCCACCTTCGTGTTCGCGATCCCGCCGCTGGTGCGCCTCGTGAGCCTCGGCATCAGGCAGGTGCCCGCGGACCTCATCGAGGCCGCCGACGCCTTCGGGTCCACGAGCTGGCAGCGCCTCGTCAAGGTCGAGATGCCGGTGGCGCGGCCCAGCATCATGGCCGGCGTCAACCAGTCGATAATGCTCAACCTCTCGATGGTCGTCATCGCCGGGATGATCGGCGCGCGCGGCCTGGGGGCCGAGGTGCTGCGGGGCATCCAGCGGCTGAACGTGGGCCAGGGGTTCGAGGCCGGCTTGGCCGTGGTCATCATGGCGATCGTCCTAGACCGCGTCACCGCCTCGGTGGGACGGCGCCGCGCCCGCGACGCCTGA
- a CDS encoding glycine betaine ABC transporter substrate-binding protein: protein MAQDTTIDLGYVLWDSEIASTHVVAAVLMDELGYDVELTSVDAGPMWTGLAQGDFDAIVAAWLPATHAAYWEQTQDSLTDLGANLEGADIGWAVPTYVEIDSITELNDHADTFGGEIVGIDPGAGLMAASDRALDVYGLSNFVLLDGSDAAMTAALDRAYSREEPIIVTSWRPHWMWAAYDLKYLEDPEGVFGEAEEIHTIVNSEWAENDAPEDVLAFLDNFHWTGEQMGEVMLMITQQGMEPLEAARAWIADNRDVVEGWLQ from the coding sequence TTGGCTCAGGACACGACCATCGACCTCGGCTACGTGCTGTGGGACTCCGAGATCGCCTCTACCCACGTGGTCGCCGCCGTGCTGATGGACGAGCTCGGGTACGACGTCGAGCTGACCTCGGTCGACGCCGGCCCCATGTGGACTGGCCTCGCCCAGGGCGACTTCGACGCGATCGTCGCCGCCTGGCTGCCCGCCACGCACGCCGCCTACTGGGAGCAGACGCAGGACAGCCTCACCGACCTCGGGGCGAACCTCGAGGGCGCCGACATCGGTTGGGCGGTCCCCACCTACGTGGAGATCGACAGCATCACGGAGCTCAACGACCACGCCGACACGTTCGGCGGCGAGATCGTCGGCATCGACCCGGGCGCGGGCCTCATGGCCGCCAGCGACAGGGCCCTCGACGTCTACGGCCTCTCGAACTTCGTGCTCCTCGACGGGTCCGACGCCGCCATGACCGCCGCGCTCGACCGCGCCTACAGCCGTGAGGAGCCGATCATCGTCACGAGCTGGCGTCCGCACTGGATGTGGGCCGCCTACGACCTCAAGTACCTCGAGGACCCGGAGGGCGTCTTCGGCGAGGCCGAGGAGATCCACACCATCGTCAACAGCGAGTGGGCCGAGAACGATGCCCCGGAGGACGTGCTCGCCTTCCTCGACAACTTCCACTGGACCGGCGAGCAGATGGGCGAGGTCATGCTGATGATCACGCAGCAGGGCATGGAGCCGCTCGAGGCGGCGCGCGCCTGGATCGCCGACAACCGCGACGTCGTGGAGGGCTGGCTGCAGTAG
- a CDS encoding YetF domain-containing protein produces MDTVFAFEKPLWEIVLRGTVAYLAIVVVLRVIPKRHLGNISPNDFIALVIIGGLTTDAIGGGSSSMLDYLLMAVVVIMWSYLIDLWEFRFPSWRRLTRDTPTLVVHMGKPLRANMRRERLTAEELAASLRAQGIDDVSTVKQAILEVDGQLSVIQFESGDGPEPGAGPDR; encoded by the coding sequence ATGGACACCGTCTTCGCCTTCGAGAAGCCGCTGTGGGAGATCGTCCTGCGTGGCACGGTGGCCTACTTGGCCATCGTCGTCGTGCTGCGCGTGATCCCCAAGCGGCACCTCGGCAACATCTCGCCGAACGACTTCATCGCCCTCGTGATCATCGGCGGCCTGACGACCGACGCGATCGGCGGCGGCTCGAGCTCGATGCTCGACTACCTGCTGATGGCCGTGGTGGTCATCATGTGGAGCTACCTGATCGACCTGTGGGAGTTCAGGTTCCCGAGCTGGCGACGCCTGACGCGCGACACCCCGACCCTCGTCGTCCACATGGGCAAGCCGCTGCGGGCGAACATGCGCCGCGAGCGTCTCACCGCGGAAGAGCTGGCCGCCAGCCTGCGCGCGCAGGGCATCGACGACGTCTCGACGGTGAAGCAGGCGATCCTCGAGGTGGACGGCCAGCTCAGCGTCATCCAGTTCGAGAGCGGGGACGGCCCGGAGCCGGGGGCGGGTCCGGACAGGTAG
- the modA gene encoding molybdate ABC transporter substrate-binding protein, translated as MRRLLSVLAVAVPVLAAALLLSPRRDGAGRRELTVFAASSLEEAFTKLAARFEEREPGVDVRLQLAGSSTLALQIVEGAEAGVFASADAAQVERVASAVDGYGLGRVFATSRLVVALAPGSGLRAVEDLGRPGVRLVLAGPEVPAGRYAREALAEVAAGMPGGEGWLARVQANVASEEQNVRLVAAKVAVGGADAGIVYATDAASFPGLETAAIDASVTPTYVVTDRAGDRAAERFVALLMSEEGAAVLRGYGFSPAR; from the coding sequence GTGAGGCGCCTCCTGTCGGTACTCGCCGTCGCGGTGCCCGTGCTCGCGGCGGCGCTGCTGCTCTCGCCGCGCCGGGACGGCGCGGGCCGGCGGGAGCTGACGGTCTTCGCCGCCTCGAGCCTCGAGGAGGCGTTCACCAAGCTGGCCGCGAGGTTCGAGGAGCGGGAGCCCGGCGTGGACGTGAGGCTGCAGCTCGCGGGCTCCTCGACCCTCGCGCTCCAGATCGTCGAGGGCGCCGAGGCAGGCGTGTTCGCCTCCGCCGACGCGGCGCAGGTCGAGCGCGTCGCTTCCGCCGTCGACGGCTACGGTCTCGGGCGCGTCTTCGCCACGAGCCGCCTGGTCGTCGCTCTCGCGCCGGGTTCGGGCTTGCGCGCCGTCGAGGACCTCGGCCGCCCCGGCGTGAGGCTGGTCCTGGCCGGGCCCGAGGTGCCGGCGGGCCGGTACGCGCGCGAGGCGCTCGCCGAGGTGGCTGCCGGGATGCCAGGCGGCGAGGGTTGGCTGGCCAGGGTCCAAGCGAACGTCGCCTCCGAGGAGCAGAACGTGCGGCTCGTCGCCGCGAAGGTGGCGGTGGGCGGCGCCGACGCCGGCATCGTCTACGCGACCGACGCCGCCTCGTTCCCGGGACTCGAGACGGCGGCCATCGACGCGTCCGTGACGCCGACCTACGTGGTGACGGACCGGGCGGGCGACCGGGCGGCCGAGAGGTTCGTGGCGCTGCTCATGTCAGAGGAGGGAGCGGCCGTCCTGCGCGGCTACGGCTTCTCGCCGGCGCGGTAG
- a CDS encoding ABC transporter permease has product MSRGRPRVEVLAAGVLLAAYLSLPTLAIAVRALGAPRAALVSPAVLDALRLSVATSSLAMALVVALGTPLAYLLARHDFRGRRLLDAVVDLPLVLPPVIAGLGLLLVFGRRGPVGAALEAAGLGVAFTTAAVVMAQVFVATPYYVRTLKVGLAAVPREVEAAALTDGAGRWLAFWSVTLPVALPAATEGLVLAWSRALAEFGATLVFAGSLIGRTRTLPLATYAALESGVEESVALALVLTVLSLALFALSRAALRAPGAAPGRG; this is encoded by the coding sequence GTGAGCCGCGGTCGACCGCGCGTCGAGGTGCTGGCGGCGGGGGTGCTCCTCGCCGCCTACCTCTCGCTCCCGACGCTGGCGATCGCCGTGCGCGCCTTGGGCGCGCCCCGCGCCGCGCTGGTATCGCCCGCCGTCCTCGACGCGCTGCGCCTCAGCGTGGCCACCAGCTCGCTGGCCATGGCCCTGGTGGTCGCGCTCGGGACGCCGCTCGCCTACCTGCTGGCGCGCCACGACTTCCGCGGGCGCAGGCTCCTCGACGCCGTGGTCGACCTGCCTCTGGTGCTGCCGCCCGTGATCGCCGGTCTCGGCCTGCTGCTGGTGTTCGGCAGGCGCGGACCCGTCGGGGCGGCGCTGGAGGCGGCGGGGCTGGGCGTCGCGTTCACGACCGCCGCGGTGGTGATGGCGCAGGTCTTCGTCGCCACCCCGTACTACGTGCGTACGCTCAAGGTCGGGCTCGCCGCCGTGCCGCGCGAGGTCGAGGCGGCGGCGCTGACCGACGGAGCGGGTCGCTGGCTCGCCTTCTGGAGCGTGACGCTGCCCGTGGCCCTCCCCGCCGCGACAGAGGGGCTGGTCCTGGCGTGGTCGCGCGCGCTGGCCGAGTTCGGGGCCACCCTGGTGTTCGCCGGCAGCCTCATCGGCCGCACCCGCACCCTGCCCCTCGCCACCTACGCGGCGCTGGAGAGCGGCGTCGAGGAGTCCGTGGCGCTGGCCCTCGTGCTCACCGTGCTCTCGCTGGCCCTGTTCGCCCTGTCCCGCGCGGCGCTGCGGGCGCCGGGGGCCGCGCCAGGGCGGGGGTGA